In Cyclobacteriaceae bacterium, the DNA window AGGTAAAGTTATTACGTTCACAACTTTGGAAGCAATTGAACATGGCTATTGTGAAGGCAAGGTTCAGTCCATAGAAGAAATCCTCGCTAAGAACAAAGTAAAAAATTATACCATCGAACGCTATGAACTGGGAGCCACTGAAAAGATCATCTCATTCGCATTGAATCCTTTCATTAGCGGATTACTGATCCTCATCATCATTGGCGGAATCTATTTTGAAATGCAATCACCCGGAATCGGATTCCCTTTATTTGCCGCTATCATTGCATTGACATTATATCTTGTTCCATACTACTTAAATGGATTGGCAGAGTACTGGGAGATCCTCGCTCTTTTTGCCGGACTTACATTGATCGTCCTTGAAATATTTGTCATACCAGGGTTTGGCGTTGCCGGAATTCTGGGAATTGGTCTCACGGTGGTTTCACTGGTACTGATCATGCTCAATAATGAGTTCTTCAATTTTGATTATGTTCCGCTTGGGGATATTGTAGTAGCCATGTTTGTCACGCTGGGAGGAATTTTTGGCGGGATGATAGCCTTGTTCTTCGGTGGTGCTTCTCTTACAAAAACGAAGGCCTTTCAGCGTATGGCATCCATTCAAACACAGGAAGGCTATACCGCAAATTTTATTGAAGAACCGATGATTGGAAAAACGGGGGTTGCTTTTACGGTCCTTCGCTCCAGCGGAAAAGTGATGATAGAAGAGAAATTGTATGATGCCAATAGTCGTGGAGAGTATATTGAAAAGGGCGACGCGATAGAAGTAACAGGAATCGAAAGTTCTACTTTAAGAGTTAAAAAAATTTAAGCTGAGCCCATCCTCATTTATGAAAATACTTGGTGTAATTCCTGCCCGATTTGCTTCTTCTCGTTTTCCAGGAAAGCCGTTGGCCGATCTGTTGGGGAAATCAATGGTACATCGGGTTTATCTTCAGTGTAAAAAATCTAAGCTGTTGAGTGAGGTCGTTGTAGCAACGGATCATCCGAAAATCTATGACCATGTAATAGGGTTTGGAGGCAATGTCGTGATGACATCCGACCAGCATCCTTCCGGAACCGATCGTTGCTTTGAAGCAATGAAGCTCAACCCAGCTCAGTTTGATTTTGTTGTAAATGTTCAGGGTGACGAGCCATTTGTAGATCCAAGACAAATTGATTTGCTGTGCGGTTCATTGGACAGCTCAACGGAGTTAGCAACGCTTATTCAAAAGATCATAACTCTTGAGCAACTACTGTCTCCCAACGAGGCGAAAGTTGTTTTAAACAACAAGAAGGAGGCTATGTATTTCAGTAGGTCGCCTATTCCTTTTGTGCAAAAGTTAGAACACAAGGATTGGCTGGATCATGCCCAGTTCTATCGTCATGTTGGATTGTATGCTTACCGTCATGATATTCTTAAGCAGATAACACAATTATCGGTATCAGCTTTGGAAAAAGCCGAATCACTGGAGCAACTCCGATGGATTGAAAATGGCTTCCGGATTAAAACTGTAGAGACGGATGCAGAAGAAGGATTGTGCATTGATACACCTGAAGATCTCGAAAAGGCAATTGCGCTGATGAAAAAAAGAAACGTCTCTCTGAAATAGCAGGCTTTTAATAAGGGTGGACCTTATGAATCAGCGTGTAGTGGATCTTTTCGAAATTAAGATTCTTGAGCTTGCCCTCAATGTCATCCGCCAGACTTCTTTTTACTTCTTCATGGACGCTTAAGTCTATGATCAGTTCGTTTCGCTTAAAGCCATCAGCTAATTTCTGATCTACAATCTTACTGATAGCACTTTCAAATGCATCGTGATCCACCTGGACCTTGTCGATGATAACCGTCTTCGGATTGATCTCGATAAATATTATCTTCTCATTCTCTGAAGAGCAGCCCAGGAAAATCAATCCAAACAACAATACATATTTCGACTTGCTCATCTATTGTCCAACAGGTTTCATTTTCAATTTTTCTATTGCAAATTTCTTAGCCTCGCTGGCTACGGTTTCAAGGTCGCCTGAAACAATGTACGATCCCAAAACATGTGCTCCTGCATTTGGAACCGGCACAGCAACCTTATCCGATTCAGGGGTACTCAATTGACTATGCATTTCCAGAATGGCACTGACTTTCACCGTCTGATCCTGCTCCTGTTCATTTTTGTAATAGTATAAGTTTAAGACAGGCTGTTTGATCTTCTCAAAAGTTGATTTCGTCATTTTGGTTTCAAGCAATTCCTCAAGCTGACAAACGGCTTCAAGTCTGTACTTGTCATTCCAATATTGATTATTCAAAGCGACATCAACACCTGGTTTGACACCGGGTACATTATAGTTTCCCTTCTTCACCATTCGTGCCAATTGCAAGCCCCATGGATTATTTGAAATAAAAGCTGCCGGATCATTGATTGCAATATTGGGAGACATATTGATCAATGCGAAAACATCCTGTGGATACTCTGCTGCCAGGATCAACCCCATCGTTGCACCTGTTGATGTTCCCATAACAATTACCTTATCCCCCAGCATCTTTCCGATTGCAAGAGCTTCCTTACTGCTTTTCCACCAGCGGTCGGGAGTGAAATATAAAAGCTGTTCGGTAGTATCAATACCATGATCAGCCATTCGTGCCAGATACAAGTTGCAGCCAAAGGTCTTTGCAAACTGTTTGTGAATAGGGTCTCCTTCTGCCTGACTTGCAGAAAAACCGTGCAAGTACACGACGCTGAATTCAGTCTGCTTCATGGAAGAATCTGCCCATACAATTCTCGCCTCGTTATCCGGCTTGATCTTATGCTCAAACTCCTGCATGGCAACATACGGAACCAGCTGCGCGATGTCATTTGGAATGGGAGGCATAGCAGGATCATATGCTGGCTGATCAGGCTCAGGTCCCATGAAATACACACCAATGATCAACAGGATGGGGAAAGTGATAAAGACTAGTTTACGGGACATTGAGAGTGAGTTTTATTAAAGATAACAGTAATAGATGAAAGTTTAAAGCATGAACAATGCTTCCCTTTATAGAAATTCTGTTTAGGGTTTATTCATATCTGGATTTCTCAGACATAAAAAAGCCGGACCATAGTGTCCGGCTTTTCAAGTTTAAAAAAACATTCGATCAGGACGGTAAAAAAATATTGTTCCCGTTAATTTAAACCTGATCAAAAAGAAAGTACCCCGGAGTCGGCAAAAAAATATTTACAACCAACAACCACTACGAATGGAGTAAATAACCAGTCACTCCGGAATACTATTTCTTTGTTGCGGATTGACATTTCAACCCGCAACGGATAACTATTTAATCGACGTTGTCATGCAAGAACTTGTTGTTACCCAACAAATTATTGTCGTCGTTCAGATTATACTTTGAAATAAAGCGCTCAGAAGAGTGAGGTACATTTTCCATCTTCACGCCTCTTCTCAGATATGCAGGTGATGTCCATTTCTCATTGAACTCATCTTTACTCATCTCAGGCTTCTTTGCTGCCTTCAGCTTTTCGCGGCGTTCTTTCGCTTGTTGTTCAAGACGCTGCTTTGTTTTGCGCACATCCATCATACCATCTTCATTGATAACCTGATCTGCTGAAACCTCTTTACCGATTTCAAACTCATCGTCATCACCACGGAATTTGCTGATATCATCTTCCTCATCATCTCCATCATCGAATTTGCTTGCATTTACCTCTTCATTGTCGAACAGGCTTAATGTATAGCTGCGTTCTTCCAGTGGAGTGTCTTCCTTTTTGGAAGGCTTCTCTTCGGATTTTTTATACGCTGGCTTTTCGTCTTTCTTTTTCGTTACCGGAATTTCTGGTTCCTTGTTAACAACCGGCTCATCAAAATCGAAATATGACTCTTCCTTGATGGGTTCGGTAAAGATCATTTCGTCGGCGATCTTCAGTTCCATCTCGTCATAGCGCTCATTCACAGAGTTGTCAGCGAACTCGGCTGCAATAGAGTTGCTCTTCTCAAGATCAAGAACTTTCTTCTCTGCTACTTTCTTCACTAACGCTTTTCCCTCACCGGCAAACCCGGTAGCAATTACCGTTACGCGTATGCGATCTCCGAGGTCAGGATCAACTCCATGACCAAAGATCACTTCGCATTCCTGACCTGATTGATCCTGAATATATTCAGTGATCTGGCTCAGTTCATCCATTTGCAATTCAGCTTCTTCGCCGGAAATGATGGAAAGCAAAATTCTCTTCGCCCCCATGATATCCTTGTTATCCAGCAAAGGAGAAGCAAGGGCTTGCTCTGCTGCGCGAAGGGCGCGATTCTCACCGCTTGTTTCTGATGATCCCATAACGGCGGCACCTGCATTCAGCATGACTGTGCGTACATCCTGGAAGTCAACGTTAACATATCCTGCCAGGGTGATGATTTCAGCAATGCCTTTGGCAGCTGTTGTCAACACACCATCGGCTTCACCAAACGCCTGGCTGATGGAAAGATTTCCAAACATCTGGCGCAATTGATCATTAAGGATGGCGAGGACTGTATCACAGCTGGTACGCATTGCATCGAGACCTGCCTGAGCCTGAGCTATTTTTTTTCTTCCTTCAAAACCGAATGGCATGGTAACAATACCAACGGTGAGGATATCCATCTCTTTCGCAATTTTAGCGATGACCGGAGCAGCACCTGTGCCTGTTCCTCCACCCATACCAGCGGTGATGAACACCATTTTGGTTCCTGTGAGGATCTCACGGATCTGCTCTTTGCTTTCCATCGCAGCAGCACGACCCACTTCAGGGTTCGCACCGCATCCAAGACCTTCTGTGAGGCTGGTTCCGATTTGTAATTTTGTTGGAACAGGACTGGTATTCAGTGCCTGTAAGTCGGTATTACACACGATAAACTCAACATCCTTGATGCCGAGCCGGTACATGTGGTTGACCGCGTTGCTGCCGCCACCTCCAACACCGATCACTTTGATGATCGACTTGTGGTGCCTCGGCAAATCAAATTTGTAGGTTGCTCCGGTTTGAAACATGACAATTTATTATTTAGTGGTTGTTATTTTTTTGATGCTGTTCATTTTGATCAGCGATCAGTATTCGTTTTTTCCATCAAGGTCATCAATCAATAATCCCTTTGTCTTATTCAGGATGCTGGTAAAGAAATCTGAAGCAGGCTTCACTTTCTCTTTCTTCACCTTGACAACTGTCTTGTTTTCTTTCGCTTCGCGGTAACGCTCATCACGTTCATCCAGCGAACGGAAACCAGACAATACAAGTCCTACAGCAGTAGCATACATTGGACTCTTTACAGCTTCCAGCTTGCTCTTGCCGAGATGCTCGTTGGGATAACCCACACGCGTATCCATTCCGGTCATGTACTCCACCAGGTGTTTCAGGCTATTCAACTGAGAACCTCCACCCGTGATTACAATTCCGCCAGCCAATCTATTTTCAAATCCGCAGCTGATGATCTCAGTATGAACCATCTCTACGATCTCTTCCATTCTTGCCTGAATGATGTTAGAAAGATTCTTTACAGAAATTTCTTTCGCCGCACGATTACGGATTCCAGGAATTGAAACGATTTCATTTGGACTTGCTTCTTCCGCGATAGCCTTGCCGAACTTTGTCTTCAGCTGCTCCGCCTGTTTTGCCATCACTGACAAACCAGTCTGGATATCATTGGTAAGAATATTTCCTCCAAAAGGAATGACAGATGTATGACGGATGATGTTGTCATAGAAAATAGCAACATCTGTAGTTCCACCACCGATGTCGATGAGGCAAACACCTGCTTCTTTTTCTTCATCACTCAGCACGGCGAGGCTAGATGCCAAAGGCTCCAGGATCAAGTCTTCAATTTCAAGACCAGCTCTGCGCACACATTTATTGATATTATTAATCGCACTGGTTTGTGCAGTGATAATATGGAAGTCGGCCTCCAGCTTTACACCGCTCATACCCACCGGATCCTTTATTCCTTCTTCATAGTCGACAGTATAATCCTGAGGCATAACGTGTATGATCTCGCTGCCAGGAGGAATTACAATGCGATACATATCTTCTGTCAGGCGACTGACGTCTTCGATGCTGATCTCATCGTCGTTGGAAGTACGGGTGATGCTGCCATGATGAATGGTACTGCGGATGTGCTGTCCAGCAATGCCAACGTTGACAACACCGATATCAATACCGGACATGTCACTGGCTTCTTTCACCGCCTTCTCAATGGCAAAAACAGTTTTATCAATGTTAGTCACGATGCCTTTGATGACACCTTCTGATTCGGCTTTGCCCATGCCGAGAACTTCGAGCTTTCCGTACTCATTCTTACGGCCTACGATCACGCAAATTTTCGTAGTCCCAATGTCTAATCCGACTACTATTTTTTCGTTTTCCATGGTTCTTTGTATTAGTGGTTGTGTTGTCTGTTTAAAAAATATATTGCTTATTAAAAAATCTACTTGTTCTTATTCTGCGATAACCTGTCCTTCATACTTTAAATTCACTCTTTCGTATTTTGTCCATCCCTTTTGAGGAAGAATCTCCTTATAGAATACCATCAGCTTTTTGAATTTGAATTCATAGTTATCAGGTGATCCAAATTCAACCAGCTGACCTGTTATCTGTGGATAGATGGTGATATCTTCCTTGCTGTTAATGTCCATCTGTGCTATCTGCGCATTCCAGAATTTATCTTCACGAATGAAATCAAGCATTTCCATCAGCTTCTTTCCTTCTTCAAATTTCATGAGGTCGCCTTTTTCAAGGAGCTGCTTTACGAACCTGCCGCTGATAATTACCACCCTTGAAGTAAACTTCTCTGAAATACTCATCACAATACCTTCTTCAGATATGTATGCATCAGGTGCATCTTCCTGAACAATGCGGGCGATCGGCCTTCTTAATTCCACATTGACGATCAGATTTCCTTTGAGATCTCCATAAAGTTCTGCCTCCTTTACGTGCTTGTCATATTTCAGTTTTTTCTCAATTGCCTTGAGATCAATTCTGCTTATGCTCGTTCCTTTTAAAGTCTGTCCACTGGCTTCCACCAGGCGAAGAATATCTGCCTCATCAAGAAAATGGTTGTCGTTGATATTTTCTATCTCCACAACAATGTCCTTACACAAAGCTCCGCCTTGCTTACGCTCGCTGAAAGCTATAAGAAACGACAAAGCAATAAGCGCTGCCGCGATCCTGATCTCTTTCCGTATGTTAAGGTTAAGCTTCATATTTCTTTGTCAGCATCTCTCTAATAGGTTTCACGAAAGTGTCAATATCTCCAGCTCCTACCGTTGCAATTACTTCACAGTCCAATGACTCAAGCTTTGCCAGCAGATCTTTCTTGCTTGTGCGAATCTTTACTCCACTGGTAACATCCTTAAAAATCATATCCGATGTTACTCCCGGGATAGGAAGCTCGCGCGCCGGATAGATGTCCATCATCAATAGTGTGTCTGCAAGGCTGAGGCTTTTTGCAAATCCATCAGCGAAATCCCTGGTGCGTGTATATAAATGAGGCTGGAAGATCACGGTAATCTTCTTTTCAGGATAGAGTGCTTTCAGTGATTTCAGAAATGCTTCGATCTCTGTTGGATGGTGAGCATAGTCATCTATGAATACACACTTCTTGCTTCTGAAAACATACTCAAAGCGACGTTTCACACCTTTGAAAGATGCAAGGGCGCCCTTGATCACCTGATCACTTACACCGACCTGCTTTACAGCAATGCTTGCAGCGATTGCATTTTCTACGTTATGAAAACCAGGGATACCGAGCTGAATTTTTTCAATCTTCATGTCTTTACCATGAAGATCGAAAGTAAAAAAGCCACCTGTGGTGGTGAGATTGCTGGCAAAAAAATCTCCCTGATCAATGCTATATGTCTTCTTTGAAATTTTTGAATTCGACTTCGATAAAGATTCAATGGATTGATGAATTACCAGTGTACCGTTCTCATTGATCTGCTTGATAAAATCACCGAAAGAGATAAGCATGCTTGCATGATCTCCATAGATATCAAGATGATCAGGATCTGCTGAGGTCACTACTGCTACATCAGGGAACAAGCGCAGGAATGAACGATCAAATTCATCCGCTTCCGCAACGACGATAGTATTCTTATTTACTTCACCGTGCATGATTAGGTTAGAATCATAATTGGCAGTAATTCCACCCAGGAACGCTACCATGTCCTTACCGGCTTCTTTCAGGATGTGTGCCACCATGGAAGAAGTAGTAGTCTTACCATGTGTACCCGCCACTGCGATCGTTTTATAATCTTTGGATATCAAACCCAGCACTTCAGATCTTTTCAGAATAGTAAAGCCCTGATCCTTGAGATACTGATGCTCAACATGATCTTTGGGAATTGCCGGAGTAAAAATTACAAGGGTCTTTTCCTTAGACAGATATCCTGGAATGAATTCTACCTTGTCTTCAAAATGAAGTTCCATTCCTTCCTCCATCAACTCATGAGTTAATGGTGTAGGAGTGCGATCATAACCGGCAACACGAAGTCCCTTGCGACGGAACCAGCGAGCCAAAGCGCTCATACCAATCCCACCGATTCCCAGAAAATAAATACTATCGTAGTCGCTAAACTTCACACTAACAATTTTTCGATTTCCGTAACTATTTCTTCAGCGGCCTGAGGTTTACCCAGTCGCGCAATATTTTCACTTAACTCCTCACAGGATTTCTGATCATGTAAAAGTTTGATGGCACTCTGCACTAACTCTGCCTTTGCCTTGATATCTGTGATGAGGATGGCTGCATTTTCATTCACAAGTGCCATTGCATTTTTTGTCTGATGATCATCTGCCACATTAGGAGACGGCACCAATACCGATGGCTTCTTCGCAAGACACAATTCTGATATAGACAAAGCACCAGCTCTGGACACTACTACATTCGCAGCAGCATAAGCGAGATCCATCTCTTTTAAGAAATCATAGATCCTTATACTTCTTAAATCCTTATCCCCTACCTGAGCCTTCATCGTCTCGTAATAAACTTTGCCAGTTTGCCAGATCACCTGAACATTGGAAGCGATCAATTGATCAAGGCCTGCAAGAATGCTCTCATTTATAGTTCTGGCTCCGCCGCTTCCACCGAGTATGAGAAGTGTTCTTGCATTGGAATTAAATCCAAAATGATTCAATGCCTGATCTCTCTTGCTCTCAAGATTGATAATATCTTTTCTCACAGGATTACCGGTCATCTGAACCTTGGATCCTGGAAAGTATTTCTCCATGCCTGGATAAGCTACGCAAATTCTTTTCGCCTTGTCTGCAAGTTTCTTATTGGTAAGTCCTGCATGGGAATTCTGCTCCTGAAGAACCGTGGGTACTTTGAAATGTGTTGCTGCCATCATCATAGGCCCACTTGCATAACCACCAGTTCCAATGGCAACGTCAGGTTTGAATTCTCTCACGATACTTCTTGCTTTCCAGTAGCTAAAGATGAGCTTGAAAGGAAAGAGAAGATTCGAAAATGAAAGACTCCTTTTAATACCGCTGATCCATAATCCGATGATCTTATAACCGGCTTCCGGAACACGTACCATTTCCATTTTACCTTCAGCACCAACAAAAAGAATTTCCGCATCGGGATGATGCTCACGAAATGTATTAGCAATGGCGATCGCAGGATACACATGTCCTCCGGTGCCGCCGCCACTAATGATCACCCGATATGGTTGCTTATTGATCACGCTGCTTTTGCTACTTTACTGTCTTTGCCTTCTTTACCTTCAACACTTACAGCATCTTGTCCCCAGTTCTCTTCCTGTTCACCACGACTTACACTTAAAATAATTCCAACAGAAAGTCCTGTGAAAACCATTGCTGTTCCTCCCATACTGACCAATGGCAACGGCTGACCAGTAATCGGCCCGAGTCCTACTACAACACCCATGTTTACCATGGCCTGACACACCAGATCGAAGCTGAGTCCCGCCGAAAGTAATCCGCCGAAAGCGCGCTCCGAGTTATATGCGGCTTTCATTCCACGATGAAGAAGTATGAGGTAGAGACATAATACGACTACACCTCCAACCATACCGTATTCTTCAATTACGATGGCGTAAACAAAATCTGAATATGGATGAGGAAGGATATTTCTTTGATCACTGTTACCTGGACCTTTACCAAACACACCACCCGTCGCTACTGCGATACGTCCATGCTTTGCCTGGAAAGGAAGTTCTTTACCTTCTACAAAATTTATAATTCTGTTCTTGGCAGTTTGAGCACGGACCCCGAGCATTAAGGCCGCGGATCCAGCTAATATTCCGACCAGTACAAGCATCGCCAGATACTTGACAGAGACCCGGCCGATGAACATGACCAGCATACAGGTTGCAAAAAGAAGGACAGCGGTTGAAACGTTTGTTAAAGCAATCAGTCCGCAAATCACACCACACCATATCAACATAGGTATCAGTGCTTCCTTGATATCATCGATGTTCTGCTGCTTTTTTGAAAGCATGCTGGCAAGATTGATGATGAGGGCAAGACTTGCAAAATCTGACGGCTGAAACGATCCAACAAGAGGAAGGGTGATCCATCGTGGTGAGTCGTTGATCACGGTTCCAAACTTGAATGTGTAAAGCAGCAATGGAACGCTTATCCAAAGTGCAAGGCGTGAGATTTTCGAATAATATCTATAATCAATCTTATGGGCTATCCAGATGGCTGCAAGACCTAGAAACACGGTGAACGTATGCTTGATCAGCAACATTTCAGGACTTGCAGATCGCTTATATGCAAGTGTTCCAATAGAGCTATACACTACCAGAATACTTACCATCGACAATGCCAGCACGGCAGCCCATATCACCGGATCACCTTGCAGATTTTTGTCAGACCACTCTTTAATTTTCTTCATCGCCTCGTACTTTAAGACTATGCTTTTACTTTTTCAACTTCCGCCTTCAACTTCAATACTTCAGCTCTGAACTGATCGCCGCGATCTTCGTAGTTGTTAAACAAATCGAAGCTCGCGCACGCCGGAGAGAGCAACACCACATCACCTTTTTCTGCTGATTGCAATGCTAGGTGTACCAATTCACTTACGCTCTGTGTTTCCAGTATTTTTGGAACCACCTTACCAAAGAATTTTTTCAATTTCTCGTTATCCTTACCAAGACAGATAAGGGTCTTTACTTTCTTTTCAACTTCTGCCTTGATGATATTGTAATCATTACCCTTGTCGATTCCACCAGCGATCCAAACCAGAGGCTGCTGATAGCTTCCTAAAGCGTAGATCACTGAATCGACGTTGGTAGCCTTTGAATCATTGACAAATTCTACTCCGTTGATGGTTGCAACAGTTTCAAGTCTGTGAGGTGCGTTCTTGAATGTCTTCAATCCTTCACGGATCTTGGTATCAGGAACCTTTGCCAGGTGGGCTGCACAAACTGCTGCCATCGTGTTGACAAGGTTATGAGTTCCTTTCAAAGTGGTATCTGCCTGAGCAATCTTGAATGATTTCTTCCCAAACTGAAAGATCATTTTCTTACCGTCGTAATGAGCAGAAGTAATTGCCTCGTGATCCAGTGATATTTCAACCCTGTATGCTTCGGTGGAGCGTTGTTTCGCTTCTACTCCGGCAACCGTATCATCAACGAAATACACGAAGTAATCTTTTGATGTCATATTCTTGACAAGTCTGAACTTGCTGTTGACATAATTGATCATCTTCTTGTCGTAGCGATCGAGGTGATCCGGCGTGATATTTAGAAGAATACCAATGTGTGGTCTGAATGTTTGAATGCCGTCAAGCTGGTAGCTGCTTACTTCTACTACATACCAGTCAAACTCTTCTGTCGCTATTTTGCGAGCAAGGCTCTCTCCTACATTTCCAGCCAATGCAACTTTCTTATCTGCATTCTTCAGGAGATGATAGATCATCAGCGTCGTAGTGGTCTTGCCATTGGTTCCAGTGATCGCTATCACTTTTCCCTTGAGATAGCGAAATGCAAATTCAAGCTCATCGATGATGGCTATCTTCTTTGATTTCACTTTCTTAACAATTTCAGTTTTTTCAGGAATGCCAGGGCTTTTAATTACCAGATTGGCATTCAGAATTTTCTCTTCACTGTGCTTTCCTTCTTCAAATTCAATTCCTGCCTGAACGAGTTCGTTCCGGTATTTATCTTTTAACTGGCCCTGATCAGAGACGAACACGTCGAAGCCCTTGGCTTTCGCCAACAACGCTGCACCCGTGCCACTTTCGCCTCCTCCCAGTATGACTACTCTTTCTGCCATATACTTTTAGATCATCTAAGTTTCAATGTTGCCAAACAGAAAATCGCCAGCAATATTCCTACGATCCAGAATCGTGTTACAATCTTGGATTCGTGAATATTCTTCTTCTGATAATGATGGTGGATTGGAGACATCAGGAAGATCCTTCTGCCTTCGCCGTATTTCTTCTTCGTGTATCTGAAATAAGATACTTGTAAGATCACGGAAAGATTTTCTACCAAAAAAATTCCGCAAAGGATTGGAATCATAAGTTCTTTGCGAACCGCCAGCGCTACAACCGCAATAATTCCTCCTAATGTAAGACTGCCGGTGTCTCCCATGAATACCTGTGCGGGATAAGCATTATACCAGAGAAAGCCGAGACACGCGCCAACAAAGGCGGTGCAAAAAATCACCAGCTCTCCAAGGTTTGGAATGTACATGATGTTCAAATAGGAACTAAAGTCAACGCGGCCTGACAGGTAGGCAAAAATTGCCAGTGTTAGGCCTATGATAGCGGAAGTACCTGCGGCAAGTCCGTCGATTCCATCCGTCATATTTGCTCCGTTGGAAACTGCGGTAATAATCACAACCACCACTAAGACATACATGATCCATGTGTAATTCTGATCCAGCCATGGTGTAATGCTGTGGTAATCAAATTCATTGTTCTTTAAAAATGGAACTGTGGTTTTAGTGGACTTTACTTCCTTGGACTTGAAATCACCATCAGAGGACAGAATGATGCCGGAAGCCGGAGCTACTGGCTTCTCGCGAATCACAACGCTGTCATTAAAATAAAGCGTCAATCCCACGATCAATCCGATGATCACCTGACCTACGATCTTAAATCTTCCCGCAAGGCCTTCCTTGTTTTTCTTAAATACTTTTATGTAGTCATCGAGAAACCCTATCAATCCCAGTCCAATCGTTGCTGTAATTAATAGGACGATGTAAACGTTATCCAACTTTGCCAATAAAAGAGTAGGAATAAGAATGGCCGCAATGATAATAATACCACCCATGGTTGGAGTTCCTTTCTTTTGGATCTGACCTTCCAGTCCCAGATCACGGATGCTTTCACCAACCTGCTTCTTTCTTAAAAAATCAATCAGTTTTTTACCAAAGGTGATGGTGATCAATAACGACAATACCGCAGCAGCACCAGCACGGAATGAGATGTATTGAAACACTCCCGCCCCCGGTAGATTAAAATGCTTGTCGATATAGTCAAATAAATAGTACAGCATCAGTTGGCAAACATTTTTAACATCCTGCTAACAACTTCCCTGTCATCAAATGGATTCTTAACTCCTTTTATTTCCTGATAAGTTTCATGACCCTTGCCGGCGATCAAAATGATATCCTTTTCTTTCGCAAGCATGCATGCTGTTTTGATGGCTTCTTCACGATCCACCATCACCAGCGTCTTCTTTGCTTCCGTCGGCCCAACTCCTTTTTGCATTTCACGAATGATCTCCATGGGATCTTCATCGCGTGGATTATCCGAAGTAAAAATTACTTTGTCTGAATATTTGCAAGCAATTGCTGCCATCAACGGACGCTTGGTCTTATCACGATTCCCTCCACATCCCACAATCGCAATCACTTGCTCCTGACCGGAGCGGAAGTGTGATATTGTTTCCAAGACATTCTTCAATGCATCCGGTGTATGAGCATAATCAACGATTGCCGTGAATTTTGATCCAGGTTGTACAAGTTCAAA includes these proteins:
- the murD gene encoding UDP-N-acetylmuramoyl-L-alanine--D-glutamate ligase: MAERVVILGGGESGTGAALLAKAKGFDVFVSDQGQLKDKYRNELVQAGIEFEEGKHSEEKILNANLVIKSPGIPEKTEIVKKVKSKKIAIIDELEFAFRYLKGKVIAITGTNGKTTTTLMIYHLLKNADKKVALAGNVGESLARKIATEEFDWYVVEVSSYQLDGIQTFRPHIGILLNITPDHLDRYDKKMINYVNSKFRLVKNMTSKDYFVYFVDDTVAGVEAKQRSTEAYRVEISLDHEAITSAHYDGKKMIFQFGKKSFKIAQADTTLKGTHNLVNTMAAVCAAHLAKVPDTKIREGLKTFKNAPHRLETVATINGVEFVNDSKATNVDSVIYALGSYQQPLVWIAGGIDKGNDYNIIKAEVEKKVKTLICLGKDNEKLKKFFGKVVPKILETQSVSELVHLALQSAEKGDVVLLSPACASFDLFNNYEDRGDQFRAEVLKLKAEVEKVKA
- a CDS encoding phospho-N-acetylmuramoyl-pentapeptide-transferase, whose product is MLYYLFDYIDKHFNLPGAGVFQYISFRAGAAAVLSLLITITFGKKLIDFLRKKQVGESIRDLGLEGQIQKKGTPTMGGIIIIAAILIPTLLLAKLDNVYIVLLITATIGLGLIGFLDDYIKVFKKNKEGLAGRFKIVGQVIIGLIVGLTLYFNDSVVIREKPVAPASGIILSSDGDFKSKEVKSTKTTVPFLKNNEFDYHSITPWLDQNYTWIMYVLVVVVIITAVSNGANMTDGIDGLAAGTSAIIGLTLAIFAYLSGRVDFSSYLNIMYIPNLGELVIFCTAFVGACLGFLWYNAYPAQVFMGDTGSLTLGGIIAVVALAVRKELMIPILCGIFLVENLSVILQVSYFRYTKKKYGEGRRIFLMSPIHHHYQKKNIHESKIVTRFWIVGILLAIFCLATLKLR